The following proteins are encoded in a genomic region of Deltaproteobacteria bacterium:
- a CDS encoding LL-diaminopimelate aminotransferase, translating to MKIELTDRIRNLPPYLFAEVDRLKAEQIKKGVNVIDLGVGDPDRPTPEFIVKELQKRAEDPANHQYPSYSGMNQFREVASRWMKKRFGVTLDPETQVVSLIGSKEGIANIPYAFVNPGDYVLIPSPGYPPYTSGTLFSGGQPYFLPLKRENGFLPDLAEIPEDIAVKSRLLHINYPNNPTAAAATKEFYKEVVAFAQKYQIIVCSDAAYAEIYFDGKKPVSFLEIPGAMEVGIEFQSLSKTFNMTGWRIGWACGHPEIVAGLGKVKTNVDSGVFHPIQFAGMVALEKGEAAAAEIRKLYKARHTLFISGLKKIGFDVASAAATFYVWVAIPGGYNSKSFAMKLLEENGIVCTPGNGFGEHGEGFVRFSLTKEEDRLQEALDRLKKLKV from the coding sequence ATGAAGATAGAACTCACCGATCGAATCAGAAACCTGCCTCCCTACCTCTTTGCCGAAGTCGATCGTCTGAAGGCCGAGCAGATCAAAAAGGGGGTTAACGTGATTGACCTCGGAGTCGGCGACCCGGATCGCCCAACTCCTGAATTTATCGTCAAAGAGTTGCAGAAACGGGCCGAAGACCCTGCCAACCACCAGTATCCCTCTTACAGCGGGATGAATCAGTTTCGGGAAGTGGCCTCCCGATGGATGAAGAAGCGCTTCGGTGTCACTCTTGACCCCGAGACACAGGTTGTCTCCTTGATCGGTTCTAAAGAGGGGATCGCCAACATCCCTTACGCCTTCGTCAACCCCGGAGATTATGTCTTGATCCCTTCACCGGGGTATCCTCCTTACACCAGCGGGACCCTTTTTAGCGGGGGCCAGCCTTATTTTCTACCCTTAAAAAGAGAAAACGGTTTTCTGCCTGATCTTGCGGAGATCCCCGAAGATATTGCCGTCAAAAGCAGGCTTCTCCATATCAATTATCCCAATAACCCGACGGCGGCGGCGGCCACCAAAGAATTTTACAAAGAGGTGGTTGCCTTCGCACAGAAATACCAGATCATTGTCTGTAGTGATGCCGCTTATGCGGAAATCTATTTTGACGGCAAGAAACCGGTGAGTTTTCTCGAGATACCCGGTGCCATGGAGGTCGGGATCGAATTTCAGTCCCTCTCCAAGACATTTAACATGACTGGATGGCGGATCGGCTGGGCTTGCGGCCACCCCGAAATTGTCGCCGGCTTAGGAAAGGTGAAGACCAACGTCGATTCGGGTGTCTTTCACCCGATCCAGTTTGCCGGTATGGTCGCGTTGGAAAAGGGAGAAGCGGCGGCGGCTGAGATTCGCAAGCTCTACAAGGCAAGGCACACCCTTTTTATCAGCGGCCTGAAGAAGATCGGTTTTGATGTCGCCAGCGCGGCGGCCACTTTCTACGTCTGGGTCGCCATCCCTGGTGGGTATAACTCCAAGAGCTTTGCCATGAAACTCCTGGAGGAGAATGGGATTGTCTGTACCCCCGGAAACGGTTTTGGAGAGCACGGCGAAGGGTTTGTCCGTTTTTCCCTTACCAAAGAGGAAGACCGTCTCCAAGAGGCGTTGGACCGTCTCAAAAAACTCAAAGTCTGA
- a CDS encoding 4-hydroxy-tetrahydrodipicolinate reductase, translated as MIRLIVCGAAGRMGRQIITNLCQDPDLKLVGAIESPSNEALGKDACLLAGCCSCGVMITDSLQELAGKGEAIISFSTPSGSLEHLQAAARAKKPIVIGTTGFSEDVRGEIKKLSRTIPIVLAPNMSTGVNTLWKIVEEAARVFGKGFSVQMKEVHHVHKKDAPSGTALRTAEVIATASGRELSDIPIESVREGEVVGDHTILFSGPGESLEITHHASSRETFSIGALRAAKWLIGKKPGLYDMQQVLGLKP; from the coding sequence ATGATCCGGTTGATTGTTTGTGGCGCGGCCGGCCGGATGGGGCGGCAGATCATCACTAACCTTTGCCAAGACCCCGATCTCAAACTGGTCGGCGCCATCGAATCCCCCAGCAATGAAGCCCTTGGCAAGGATGCCTGTCTGCTCGCCGGCTGTTGTTCCTGCGGTGTGATGATTACCGACTCGCTCCAGGAACTGGCGGGCAAAGGGGAGGCGATCATCAGCTTTTCCACCCCCTCAGGAAGTCTTGAACATTTGCAGGCGGCGGCACGGGCCAAGAAACCGATTGTGATTGGAACTACCGGTTTTTCCGAAGACGTCAGAGGAGAAATTAAAAAACTGTCCCGAACCATCCCGATTGTCTTGGCTCCGAATATGTCCACCGGTGTCAATACGCTATGGAAGATCGTCGAAGAAGCGGCCCGTGTCTTTGGAAAGGGATTTTCCGTTCAGATGAAGGAAGTCCATCATGTCCACAAAAAAGATGCCCCTTCAGGAACCGCCCTTCGCACCGCTGAAGTGATCGCCACAGCCTCCGGAAGAGAGCTGTCGGACATCCCTATCGAATCAGTTCGCGAGGGAGAGGTGGTCGGGGATCATACCATTCTTTTTTCCGGACCGGGCGAATCGCTAGAAATTACCCATCACGCCTCTTCACGGGAAACCTTTTCAATAGGGGCCCTCCGTGCCGCCAAATGGCTCATTGGCAAAAAACCGGGCCTCTACGACATGCAGCAAGTCCTTGGCCTGAAACCATGA
- a CDS encoding 4-hydroxy-tetrahydrodipicolinate synthase encodes MFKGSMVALVTPFKDGKIDEKSLRDLVEWHISAGTDVLVPCGTTGESATLSHEEHDRVIRIVVEQAKKRVKVLAGAGSNATEEAIRLTREAKKSGADGALSITPYYNKPTQEGLYRHFKAIATAAGLPLVLYNVPSRTGVNMLPETVSRCAKIDNIVGIKEASGNLVQVLEILRQCGDNFDVISGEDALNFPIMACGGTGSISVTANVVPQEMAVLCDSFFAGDREKARFLHEKLLPLHEAMFFETNPIPVKTALGLMGKCSPEMRLPLCPMGEANLEKLKKVLKEHKIL; translated from the coding sequence ATGTTTAAAGGCTCCATGGTGGCCTTGGTCACCCCATTTAAAGACGGAAAGATTGACGAAAAATCGCTGCGCGACCTCGTCGAATGGCATATTTCTGCCGGTACCGACGTGCTCGTCCCCTGCGGAACGACCGGCGAATCGGCAACCCTCTCCCACGAAGAGCATGACCGGGTGATCCGTATCGTTGTGGAACAGGCCAAAAAGAGGGTAAAGGTCTTGGCCGGGGCCGGTTCCAACGCCACCGAAGAGGCGATCCGACTCACCCGTGAAGCCAAGAAGTCGGGCGCCGATGGGGCCTTGAGTATCACCCCTTACTACAACAAACCAACCCAGGAGGGGCTCTACCGGCACTTCAAGGCGATCGCCACCGCCGCCGGTCTCCCCCTTGTTCTTTACAACGTCCCGAGCCGGACCGGCGTCAACATGCTCCCGGAAACGGTCTCCCGATGCGCCAAAATTGATAACATCGTTGGGATCAAAGAGGCCTCCGGCAACCTCGTCCAGGTTTTAGAGATTTTGCGGCAATGCGGTGATAATTTTGACGTCATTTCGGGAGAAGACGCCCTCAATTTCCCGATTATGGCCTGCGGCGGGACCGGCTCTATCTCGGTCACCGCCAATGTTGTTCCTCAAGAAATGGCGGTCCTGTGTGACAGTTTTTTTGCAGGTGATCGTGAGAAGGCCAGATTTTTACATGAAAAATTACTGCCTCTTCATGAAGCGATGTTTTTTGAGACCAACCCGATCCCTGTCAAGACCGCCTTGGGCCTCATGGGAAAATGTTCCCCTGAAATGCGACTCCCGCTCTGCCCGATGGGGGAGGCCAACCTTGAGAAACTCAAAAAGGTCCTGAAGGAGCATAAGATTTTATGA
- a CDS encoding RlmE family RNA methyltransferase, whose amino-acid sequence MAYQRKDRWYQKAKEKGFKSRAAFKLMEINKKYRLLKPGMQVIDLGCAPGGWLQVASREIGLLGKIIGIDLEAIEGIEEKNISFVKGDINNPLVQQRTLAALGRKVDLILSDMAPHTTGIKFQDQYNSYQLAQKAFQCCPLFLREQGSFVVKIFPGEELEPYKRDLKPFFDKIQTFIPEATRKTSTEIYLIATGFRGPQKSEAPVT is encoded by the coding sequence ATGGCGTACCAGAGGAAGGATCGTTGGTATCAAAAGGCCAAAGAGAAGGGGTTTAAATCGCGAGCCGCCTTCAAACTGATGGAGATCAATAAGAAGTACCGTCTCTTGAAACCAGGGATGCAGGTCATTGATCTCGGGTGTGCCCCTGGCGGGTGGCTCCAGGTTGCCTCCCGTGAGATAGGCCTCTTGGGTAAGATCATCGGTATCGATCTTGAAGCGATTGAGGGGATTGAGGAAAAGAATATCTCTTTTGTGAAGGGGGATATCAACAACCCACTTGTCCAGCAACGGACCCTGGCAGCATTAGGGCGTAAGGTGGACCTGATCCTCTCCGATATGGCCCCTCATACCACCGGGATCAAGTTTCAGGACCAGTACAACTCCTACCAGCTGGCCCAAAAGGCCTTTCAGTGTTGCCCCCTGTTTTTGAGGGAACAGGGCAGTTTTGTGGTCAAAATCTTCCCCGGAGAGGAACTGGAACCCTATAAAAGGGATTTGAAACCGTTTTTTGACAAGATCCAAACCTTTATCCCGGAAGCGACCCGGAAAACCTCGACTGAGATTTATCTGATTGCCACCGGTTTCAGGGGTCCCCAAAAAAGCGAGGCCCCGGTCACCTAA